The Candidatus Nitrosymbiomonas proteolyticus genome has a segment encoding these proteins:
- a CDS encoding valine--tRNA ligase, whose translation MNQDTTLSTRYDPSLVETKWYEAWENAGLFQPRNDGSPVFSITIPPPNITGSLHMGHALCYPIQDLIGRYKRLRGFDVMILPGQDHAGIATQSVVEKQLRKEGTSGRELGREAFVERVWQWRKESGDTILRQLRRLGCGFDWSRERFTLDERYAEAVLKVFIEWFDAGLIYRGKRVVNWDPVLKTSVSDIETERRVVRGKLYYVRYPFADREGHVVIATTRPETILADVAVAVNPSDDRYSGLAGARLRLPLLERIIPVIEDPYPDPAFGTGAVKITPAHDANDYLVGERHGLDKPVVLDESGRVNELGGPYAGLDRNEARKRVVADLEASGLLEKVEDYDIALTVSERSGEPVEPLLSEQWFVSQSKLADLAIEATRQGKVRFTPGRYERVYLEWLENIRDWCVSRQLWWGHRIPVYYDEDGNAHAALSWDEAERKSNKKIVRQDDDVLDTWFSSGLWPFATLGWPDATDDLDRFYPTSVLVTDRNILYLWVARMVMMGLSFRKEVPFREVFIYATVLTEDGRRMSKSLGTGIDPMGVIEAVGADALRLTLLGQTGENQDIRYSERRTQEARNFANKIWNATRFVLLNVSGWVERPQKLEDVDLWLLSRLKRAEETVRLAYDTYDLQSAASALYTFFWSELCDWYIEISKGRLADPEQGDAPRWVLLTALDAFVKMLHPIMPHLTEELYQHLPLPNRAEFVMTSTWPELPETFLQPEVESRIERIIAITRDLRALRANVGVGPMKPVPAVYFEGDLADLGEILLSQAWVEQLVPGTPPQDTRFVSTTSEGVDLHLPVEGLVDAQKELERLQKEREKLLVERTRVNSQLSNPSFVERAKPEIVQSIRQKADEVEELLEKIEQRIALFSE comes from the coding sequence ATGAATCAAGACACGACCCTCTCGACGAGATACGACCCTTCGCTGGTCGAAACGAAGTGGTACGAGGCCTGGGAAAACGCGGGCCTATTTCAGCCGAGAAACGACGGAAGTCCCGTTTTCTCGATCACCATTCCCCCGCCCAACATCACAGGCTCGCTTCACATGGGCCATGCCCTCTGCTACCCGATCCAGGACCTGATCGGGCGCTACAAGAGACTGAGGGGGTTCGACGTGATGATCTTGCCGGGTCAAGACCACGCAGGGATCGCCACGCAGAGCGTCGTCGAGAAGCAACTTCGCAAGGAGGGCACGAGCGGGCGCGAGTTGGGCCGCGAAGCGTTCGTGGAAAGGGTCTGGCAGTGGCGCAAGGAGAGCGGCGATACGATCCTGCGGCAACTGCGGCGGCTCGGGTGCGGGTTCGATTGGAGCCGCGAGCGATTTACCCTCGACGAACGCTACGCCGAAGCCGTGCTCAAGGTGTTCATTGAGTGGTTCGACGCTGGGCTGATCTACCGTGGCAAGCGCGTCGTGAACTGGGACCCCGTCCTCAAGACAAGCGTCTCCGACATCGAAACCGAGCGGCGCGTGGTCCGAGGCAAGCTGTACTACGTCCGATACCCGTTCGCCGATCGCGAGGGCCATGTCGTCATCGCCACCACCAGGCCCGAGACAATCCTTGCCGATGTGGCGGTCGCCGTCAACCCCTCCGATGATCGTTATTCGGGATTGGCCGGGGCCCGCTTGAGGCTTCCCCTCCTCGAACGGATCATCCCGGTGATCGAAGACCCCTACCCCGATCCGGCGTTTGGAACCGGGGCGGTCAAGATCACGCCCGCGCACGACGCCAACGACTACCTCGTAGGAGAACGTCATGGACTCGATAAGCCCGTTGTCCTCGACGAAAGTGGGCGCGTCAATGAATTGGGTGGGCCCTATGCGGGACTCGACCGCAACGAAGCAAGAAAGCGGGTCGTCGCCGACCTGGAAGCTTCGGGCCTGCTGGAGAAAGTTGAGGACTATGACATTGCGCTAACCGTCAGTGAGCGGTCGGGCGAGCCGGTCGAACCCCTCCTGTCAGAGCAGTGGTTCGTGAGCCAGTCGAAGCTGGCCGATCTCGCCATCGAGGCGACGCGGCAAGGCAAAGTCCGATTTACTCCCGGTCGCTATGAACGGGTCTACCTGGAGTGGCTCGAAAACATCCGTGATTGGTGCGTGAGCCGGCAGCTTTGGTGGGGACACCGAATCCCGGTCTACTACGACGAAGACGGAAACGCCCATGCGGCGCTGAGCTGGGACGAGGCCGAGCGGAAGTCGAACAAGAAGATCGTTCGGCAGGATGACGACGTTCTCGACACCTGGTTCTCGAGCGGGCTGTGGCCGTTCGCCACGTTGGGGTGGCCCGACGCGACCGACGATCTCGACCGTTTCTACCCAACCTCGGTCCTCGTCACCGACCGAAACATCCTCTACCTTTGGGTTGCGAGGATGGTCATGATGGGCCTCTCTTTCAGGAAGGAAGTTCCCTTTCGGGAGGTGTTTATTTACGCTACCGTTCTCACCGAAGACGGCCGCCGCATGAGCAAGAGCTTGGGAACGGGGATCGACCCTATGGGAGTGATCGAGGCCGTGGGCGCGGACGCTCTGAGGCTTACGCTGCTGGGGCAAACTGGCGAGAACCAAGACATCCGCTACAGCGAGCGCCGAACCCAAGAAGCCCGAAACTTCGCGAACAAGATTTGGAACGCGACCCGGTTCGTTCTACTCAACGTGAGCGGCTGGGTCGAGCGGCCCCAGAAGCTCGAAGACGTCGATCTGTGGCTTCTCAGTAGGCTCAAGCGAGCCGAAGAGACCGTGCGGCTGGCCTACGACACCTATGACCTGCAGTCCGCCGCTTCCGCGCTCTACACCTTCTTCTGGTCTGAACTCTGTGACTGGTACATCGAGATCTCCAAGGGAAGGCTCGCGGACCCTGAGCAGGGTGACGCCCCTCGTTGGGTGCTCCTGACCGCCCTCGACGCGTTCGTCAAAATGCTGCACCCGATCATGCCGCACCTCACCGAGGAGCTCTATCAACACCTCCCGCTCCCCAATAGAGCCGAGTTCGTAATGACCTCCACTTGGCCCGAACTGCCGGAGACCTTCCTGCAGCCCGAGGTCGAATCGCGCATCGAACGAATCATCGCCATCACTCGGGACCTCCGGGCTCTCCGAGCGAACGTCGGAGTCGGGCCCATGAAGCCGGTCCCTGCGGTCTATTTCGAGGGCGACCTTGCGGACCTTGGCGAGATTCTGCTGTCCCAAGCTTGGGTGGAACAACTCGTTCCCGGGACGCCGCCTCAAGACACGAGATTCGTCTCCACGACTTCAGAAGGCGTCGATTTGCACTTGCCGGTCGAAGGGCTCGTCGACGCTCAAAAGGAGTTGGAGAGGCTGCAAAAGGAACGAGAAAAGCTCCTGGTGGAGCGAACGCGAGTGAATTCGCAGCTTTCGAACCCAAGCTTCGTCGAGCGAGCGAAGCCGGAAATCGTCCAGTCGATCCGGCAAAAGGCGGACGAGGTGGAAGAGTTGCTCGAAAAAATCGAGCAACGAATCGCTCTGTTTTCCGAATAG
- a CDS encoding DNA recombination protein RecF, with protein MNLKEGLRESEGDCSIDAARLENFRLFDHAEVVWRPGFNVISGPNAQGKTTLLEAVYWVATTRMLRGSRDAEAIRHGARWAQVCVKSAQPTAELSLRIEPGTRKQAFLNSLKLPRAADLIGRVPCVCIAANDLRLVLDEPAVRRNFLDLELSQLHAKYLREFTAYKRALDQRNSLLKRSRDTHVSNESFVPWEHQLAQSGSNIREFRRMFLLEIAQTASPIQEFFGGGEDLCLEYAPSDDANSADEALALLEQGRPIDRDRGATTTGPHRDDVAISVNGQAARLFASQGQQRTCVLAIKLSLIEVCRAQTGSPALLLLDDMLSDLDQMRRRRLVDWVVEHAGQAILTCTEETSAGERILERARVFRVEGGSVRAL; from the coding sequence ATGAATCTAAAGGAAGGTTTAAGGGAAAGCGAGGGGGATTGTTCGATCGACGCGGCGCGTCTCGAGAACTTTCGTCTGTTCGACCATGCGGAGGTCGTTTGGCGCCCTGGGTTCAACGTGATCTCGGGGCCGAACGCCCAAGGCAAGACGACGCTTCTGGAGGCGGTGTATTGGGTCGCCACGACCCGAATGCTGCGCGGATCGAGGGACGCCGAGGCCATTCGGCACGGAGCCCGGTGGGCGCAAGTATGCGTGAAAAGCGCACAGCCCACGGCCGAACTCTCCCTCAGGATCGAACCGGGGACCCGAAAGCAGGCCTTCCTCAATTCTCTGAAGCTCCCGAGAGCGGCGGACTTGATCGGCCGCGTTCCGTGCGTTTGCATCGCCGCGAACGATCTGCGCTTGGTGCTCGATGAGCCGGCCGTACGACGGAACTTCCTCGACCTTGAGCTCAGCCAGCTCCACGCCAAGTACTTGCGCGAGTTCACGGCGTACAAGAGGGCGCTCGATCAAAGGAACTCGCTGCTCAAGCGCTCGCGTGACACACACGTTTCGAATGAATCTTTTGTGCCTTGGGAGCATCAACTTGCACAGAGCGGCTCGAATATCCGAGAGTTTCGAAGGATGTTCCTTTTGGAAATCGCGCAAACGGCTTCTCCGATTCAAGAGTTCTTCGGCGGCGGGGAGGACCTTTGCCTCGAATATGCGCCAAGTGACGACGCGAACTCCGCGGACGAAGCGCTGGCGCTTCTTGAGCAGGGTCGGCCGATCGATCGCGACCGCGGCGCCACAACGACCGGGCCCCACAGGGACGACGTTGCGATCTCGGTGAACGGGCAGGCGGCGCGCCTGTTCGCAAGTCAGGGCCAGCAGCGAACTTGCGTCCTTGCCATCAAGCTCTCGCTCATCGAAGTCTGCCGTGCGCAAACCGGCTCGCCCGCGCTGCTGCTGCTCGACGATATGCTCTCCGACCTCGACCAGATGCGTCGCAGGCGCCTGGTGGATTGGGTCGTCGAGCACGCAGGGCAAGCGATTCTCACTTGCACCGAGGAAACGTCGGCGGGCGAGCGAATCTTAGAAAGAGCGCGGGTGTTTCGCGTCGAAGGGGGTAGCGTAAGGGCGCTATGA
- a CDS encoding cytidylyltransferase family, with amino-acid sequence MTALVAIPPVLLAVLLQTAWPLWALASIASCVGALELARLSGRPRHLPLLATLLSVGAAVLLVDPQSLPFSSHRALYLLFAIGLIGLPLSVQARASAWAVEVASLWCAVPLMLLVLAHHETAMAGLWRWDSPVLLVLLPLWAGDTAGLLIGKKWGKKLLAPNISPKKTVVGAWGNLFFCVTMALGLSFPLELPLELGLMCGLAAGLLGQAGDLYQSAWKRKVQVKDSGSLLPGHGGILDRLDSTYFAAPAILSLLEASGYFAR; translated from the coding sequence GTGACGGCACTGGTGGCGATCCCGCCCGTGCTGCTCGCGGTTCTACTGCAAACGGCTTGGCCACTCTGGGCTTTGGCCTCGATCGCTTCCTGTGTCGGGGCGCTCGAACTCGCACGGCTTTCGGGGCGTCCGCGTCACCTGCCGCTGCTGGCCACGCTCCTTTCCGTGGGCGCGGCGGTGTTGCTCGTCGACCCTCAGTCCCTACCGTTCTCGTCGCACCGGGCGCTCTACCTGCTCTTCGCAATCGGCCTGATTGGGCTCCCGCTTTCCGTCCAGGCCCGCGCGAGCGCATGGGCCGTCGAAGTCGCCTCGCTCTGGTGCGCCGTGCCGCTGATGCTTCTCGTTCTTGCGCATCACGAGACCGCCATGGCGGGACTCTGGCGCTGGGATTCACCCGTCTTGCTCGTTCTCTTGCCCCTCTGGGCGGGTGATACAGCCGGCCTCCTCATCGGTAAGAAGTGGGGCAAGAAACTCCTCGCGCCGAATATCTCTCCGAAAAAGACCGTCGTAGGGGCTTGGGGGAACTTGTTCTTCTGCGTCACCATGGCCCTCGGCCTCTCGTTTCCGTTGGAATTGCCCCTCGAGCTCGGTCTGATGTGCGGGCTCGCGGCGGGACTCTTGGGCCAGGCCGGTGACCTCTATCAAAGCGCATGGAAACGAAAGGTCCAGGTGAAAGACAGCGGCAGCCTTCTCCCCGGCCACGGCGGAATCCTCGATCGGCTCGATTCAACCTATTTTGCCGCGCCGGCGATCCTGAGCCTCCTCGAAGCTTCAGGCTACTTCGCGCGCTAG
- a CDS encoding ABC-type multidrug transport system, ATPase component: protein MGAVKGLFSREIVEVHAVQDISLSIEKGELVGFLGPNGAGKTTTLKMLTGILHPTSGEAQVLGYRPFDRNASMLRRISLVMGNKMQLWWDLPAWDSFIVLKELYEVEDEKFRRRVEFLVEQLQLTDKIHTQVRKLSLGERMKCELVAALLHSPEVIFLDEPTLGLDVVSQKRIREFLLTLQKEDDSTLILTSHYMQDVQELCNRVIVIDQGRLIFEGTLKALARQFGDRRMLRLTFDRAVEVADLADLGEVLENSDAGAVLGIPREKTAQVTAAALKALPVIDVGIEEVSVEEIVRTLFSQSSKTNAS, encoded by the coding sequence TTGGGGGCGGTTAAGGGACTGTTCTCGCGCGAGATCGTCGAGGTCCACGCCGTTCAGGACATCTCCCTCTCCATCGAAAAGGGCGAACTGGTGGGGTTCCTCGGCCCTAACGGCGCGGGCAAAACCACGACTCTCAAGATGCTCACTGGCATCCTCCACCCCACATCCGGCGAAGCCCAAGTCCTCGGCTACCGGCCTTTCGACCGCAACGCGTCGATGCTGCGGCGGATTTCCCTGGTTATGGGCAACAAGATGCAACTTTGGTGGGACTTACCTGCATGGGACAGTTTCATCGTGCTCAAGGAGTTGTATGAAGTCGAGGATGAGAAGTTTAGGCGAAGAGTAGAGTTTCTCGTCGAACAACTGCAACTTACCGATAAGATTCACACCCAGGTCAGGAAGTTGAGCCTCGGCGAGCGCATGAAATGCGAACTCGTCGCCGCGCTGCTCCACTCCCCCGAGGTGATCTTCCTCGATGAACCCACTCTTGGGCTCGATGTCGTCAGTCAGAAGCGGATCCGCGAGTTCCTTCTCACGCTGCAGAAAGAGGACGACAGCACCCTGATCCTCACCAGCCACTATATGCAAGATGTGCAGGAACTCTGCAACAGAGTGATCGTCATCGACCAGGGTCGATTGATCTTTGAAGGCACTTTGAAGGCGCTGGCCCGGCAGTTTGGCGACAGGCGAATGCTCCGGCTCACGTTCGACCGGGCGGTGGAAGTCGCTGACCTCGCCGACTTGGGGGAGGTTCTGGAGAACTCCGATGCAGGCGCGGTCCTCGGCATTCCACGAGAGAAGACGGCACAGGTGACGGCTGCCGCCCTTAAGGCGCTTCCCGTGATCGACGTAGGAATTGAAGAGGTTTCTGTCGAAGAGATTGTACGCACCCTGTTCTCGCAGTCGTCCAAAACGAATGCGTCATAG
- a CDS encoding DNA-binding response regulator NarL/FixJ family containing REC and HTH domains: MRISIITQDTLLRDGLQSLLWDTPGVSVAPGDGSVESAAKLIETKGTDLIVVPAEGLTSHEVQSLLHLKQRHPVTVLALSRDGSVPRELAPIADRIVSRSAGAEGLRRALGARPASVTRETGTTYRSRTRLTPREEQVAQLIARGMSNRRISLIIGIQEQSVKNLVSVVMRKLQCENRTQVALQLMKHSAFTSKT; encoded by the coding sequence ATGCGTATTTCCATCATTACCCAGGATACATTGCTTCGAGACGGACTCCAGAGCCTTCTCTGGGATACCCCCGGAGTCTCGGTGGCGCCCGGAGATGGCAGCGTAGAGTCCGCAGCGAAGTTGATTGAAACCAAGGGCACCGATCTCATCGTCGTGCCTGCAGAGGGCCTCACATCCCACGAAGTTCAGAGCCTCCTTCACCTAAAACAGCGGCATCCGGTCACGGTCTTGGCGCTTTCGCGAGACGGAAGCGTGCCGCGGGAACTCGCCCCGATTGCCGACCGGATCGTTTCGCGCTCCGCCGGCGCGGAGGGCCTCCGGAGGGCTCTCGGCGCGCGCCCGGCTTCGGTTACAAGAGAGACAGGCACGACTTACCGCTCCCGAACGAGGTTGACCCCCCGAGAAGAGCAAGTCGCGCAACTGATCGCGCGAGGAATGTCCAACCGAAGGATTTCTCTGATCATTGGAATCCAAGAGCAGAGCGTCAAGAACCTTGTCAGCGTGGTCATGCGCAAGCTCCAATGTGAGAATCGGACGCAAGTGGCCTTGCAACTGATGAAGCATTCCGCGTTTACTTCCAAGACGTGA
- a CDS encoding metal-dependent hydrolase, beta-lactamase superfamily II yields the protein MSGRLRVALVVVAPVLGGGLLGVLFPKDDTILTFLAVGQGDCIAFSHQGATIVIDAGPESSARRIGRLLRAEGLTQVDLILVSHPDSDHIGGLDALLAYSPRAQIAALSHFRGNAELKAELAQARKSEEDVWWIDGSAKLRVGEFRLQIEAPPLEKGDGENSGSMFVWIRGERTAALFTGDAPDQTEYQMLGRERWETDVLKAGHHGSRTSTSMAWLRETTPKYVVFSCGPENPYGHPTPEALERVRSIGAQVLRTDRGASIRFVLRGGRFVPAR from the coding sequence GTGTCCGGCCGACTTAGGGTCGCGCTCGTCGTCGTCGCGCCGGTCCTCGGCGGGGGGCTCCTGGGCGTCCTGTTTCCCAAGGACGACACGATCCTGACGTTTTTGGCGGTGGGTCAAGGGGACTGTATCGCGTTCTCGCACCAAGGTGCGACGATCGTCATCGACGCCGGGCCAGAGAGCTCGGCTCGGAGGATCGGGAGGTTGCTTCGAGCCGAAGGATTGACCCAAGTGGACCTCATCCTCGTTTCCCATCCGGATTCCGACCACATCGGCGGCCTCGATGCGTTGCTCGCGTATTCGCCCCGCGCCCAAATTGCGGCGCTCAGCCACTTTCGAGGAAATGCCGAATTGAAGGCCGAGCTTGCACAGGCGCGTAAGTCCGAGGAGGACGTTTGGTGGATTGACGGAAGCGCGAAGCTGCGCGTGGGGGAGTTTCGACTCCAGATCGAGGCTCCTCCCCTCGAGAAGGGGGACGGCGAGAATTCGGGGTCGATGTTCGTTTGGATTCGGGGGGAGCGCACGGCGGCGTTGTTCACCGGAGACGCGCCGGATCAAACCGAGTACCAGATGCTGGGCCGGGAGCGTTGGGAAACCGATGTACTCAAAGCGGGCCATCACGGCAGCCGAACCTCGACCTCGATGGCATGGCTTCGAGAAACCACGCCGAAGTACGTCGTGTTTAGCTGCGGCCCGGAAAACCCCTACGGCCATCCGACGCCCGAAGCGCTGGAGCGAGTGAGGAGTATTGGGGCGCAGGTTCTCCGAACGGACCGAGGCGCTTCGATTCGTTTCGTTTTGCGGGGTGGCCGCTTCGTTCCGGCACGATAG
- a CDS encoding PKD domain protein, with protein MSISLTLVSAVALAPAALVQTPVVIYAPVRSVADQQISLWSWGSGVISQTDEMAYEGVYSLRVSTKNYFQGGGFDMGKPVDLSKEFADKFNLVRVILRVPDQSTVMGGGGGAGSIGGGGVNQAGGGSRGGSGLAGGEAGAAGGPPASGGQSSATDTTLKNVRMIVTTTDGLRSEVYVPITTSGAGERGWRFVAIPLQAIKGFDRTNKTVKAVSFSGDAIATFYLGDIRIINDSTPIHGEPNYRDLNLALGDEIEFRANGFAGSSVLVYRWDFDDKDGIQVDAEGQIVKRKFRKQGTFVITLTIADAFGLKDPYSTKINVTVNP; from the coding sequence ATGAGCATTTCGTTGACATTGGTATCTGCGGTGGCGTTAGCTCCGGCCGCCCTCGTTCAGACTCCGGTCGTGATTTACGCGCCGGTCCGGTCCGTCGCCGACCAGCAGATTTCGCTTTGGTCTTGGGGGAGCGGCGTCATCTCGCAGACCGATGAGATGGCCTACGAAGGCGTCTACTCGCTCCGCGTTTCAACGAAGAACTACTTCCAGGGCGGCGGGTTTGATATGGGCAAGCCGGTGGATTTGTCCAAAGAGTTTGCCGACAAGTTTAACCTTGTGCGGGTCATTCTCCGGGTCCCCGACCAGAGTACGGTCATGGGCGGAGGCGGAGGCGCTGGATCGATCGGCGGCGGGGGCGTCAACCAGGCGGGAGGCGGCTCTCGCGGAGGCTCGGGGCTGGCTGGCGGTGAAGCCGGCGCAGCGGGCGGCCCTCCTGCGAGCGGCGGCCAATCGTCCGCTACCGACACGACCCTCAAGAACGTCCGAATGATCGTCACGACGACGGACGGATTGCGAAGCGAAGTATATGTTCCCATCACGACCAGCGGCGCAGGTGAGCGGGGCTGGCGCTTCGTGGCCATTCCGCTGCAAGCGATCAAGGGGTTCGACCGCACGAACAAGACCGTGAAGGCGGTTTCCTTCTCAGGCGACGCGATCGCCACCTTCTATCTTGGCGACATCCGAATCATCAACGACAGCACCCCGATTCACGGGGAACCCAACTACCGAGATCTCAACCTTGCGCTGGGGGACGAAATCGAATTCCGAGCCAACGGGTTTGCGGGTTCGAGCGTGCTCGTTTATCGCTGGGACTTCGACGATAAGGACGGGATTCAGGTCGACGCCGAAGGCCAGATCGTCAAGCGGAAGTTCCGAAAGCAAGGCACGTTCGTGATCACCCTCACGATCGCCGATGCGTTCGGCCTCAAGGACCCTTACTCCACGAAGATCAACGTCACGGTCAACCCGTAA
- a CDS encoding metallophosphoesterase translates to MGRPGRSAVQNLLPSLIEQYEPLFVLANGENSAGGVGITPPIANELFRYGIDGLTLGNHAFQKREIGEYLDSGKPIARPSNMPPLVPGTGHFQLERAGVTLAVINLCGRVFMEPYDDPFREVDRLLADLKTPHILIDFHGEATSEKIAFGWHVDGRASAVLGTHTHIPTADERILPEGTAYITDVGMSGPENGVIGMDREIVVKRFLTTLPAKFEVAAGPGVICGVVIDVQRETGRARSIRRVRIADD, encoded by the coding sequence GTGGGTCGGCCCGGACGATCGGCCGTCCAAAACCTGCTGCCCTCGCTGATCGAGCAGTACGAGCCCCTTTTCGTGCTCGCCAACGGCGAAAACAGCGCCGGAGGGGTCGGAATCACCCCTCCGATCGCAAACGAACTGTTCCGGTACGGAATTGACGGCCTTACGCTCGGGAACCACGCGTTTCAGAAGCGTGAGATCGGCGAGTACCTCGACTCCGGAAAACCCATCGCCCGACCCTCGAATATGCCCCCATTGGTCCCCGGAACCGGCCATTTCCAACTGGAACGCGCGGGGGTTACGCTCGCCGTGATCAACCTCTGCGGCCGCGTGTTCATGGAACCGTACGATGACCCTTTTCGAGAAGTCGATCGATTGCTTGCAGATTTGAAGACCCCCCATATACTGATCGACTTTCACGGGGAGGCCACAAGCGAGAAGATCGCTTTCGGGTGGCACGTCGACGGGCGTGCTTCGGCGGTCTTAGGCACCCACACGCACATCCCGACCGCCGACGAGCGCATCCTCCCGGAAGGCACCGCCTACATCACTGACGTGGGTATGTCGGGACCCGAAAACGGCGTCATCGGGATGGACCGGGAGATCGTCGTGAAACGCTTTCTTACGACTTTGCCCGCAAAGTTTGAGGTTGCAGCGGGACCTGGTGTAATCTGTGGGGTGGTCATAGACGTCCAAAGAGAAACGGGTCGCGCTCGATCGATTCGTCGGGTTCGTATCGCGGACGATTGA
- a CDS encoding RNA polymerase, sigma 30 subunit, SigH: protein MQDEEVVDLARGGDPSATEFLITRYRPLVENKAKAYFVMGADHDDVVQEGMIGLFKAIRDFRCDRLSKFRPFAELCVTRQIITAVKTATRQKHVPLNAYVSLNRALAGEVTDGSLLDILPDEAVESPDQQLFSQKLPQDLHTMVKHILSDLERCVLRCYLEGMTYREMSDALHCHTKSIDNALQRVKRKIGLLLRN from the coding sequence ATGCAAGATGAAGAAGTCGTCGATCTCGCAAGAGGCGGCGATCCTTCGGCGACGGAGTTCTTGATCACGAGGTATCGGCCGCTCGTCGAAAACAAGGCGAAGGCGTATTTCGTCATGGGCGCCGACCACGACGATGTCGTCCAGGAGGGCATGATCGGCCTCTTCAAGGCGATTCGCGATTTCCGGTGTGACCGGCTCAGCAAGTTTCGACCGTTCGCGGAGCTTTGCGTCACGCGACAGATCATCACCGCCGTCAAGACCGCCACGCGCCAGAAACACGTCCCTCTGAACGCCTACGTCTCCCTCAATCGGGCGCTCGCAGGCGAGGTCACCGACGGATCGCTGCTCGACATCCTGCCCGACGAGGCCGTCGAAAGCCCCGATCAGCAGCTCTTTTCGCAAAAACTGCCCCAAGACCTCCACACGATGGTCAAGCACATCTTGAGCGATCTCGAGAGGTGCGTCTTGCGTTGCTACCTCGAAGGCATGACCTACCGTGAGATGAGCGACGCGCTCCATTGCCACACGAAGTCGATCGACAACGCCCTCCAACGGGTGAAGCGCAAAATCGGTTTGCTCCTCAGAAACTGA
- a CDS encoding DNA internalization-related competence protein ComEC/Rec2, with protein sequence MRNEIEHRPALCAAIGLAFGIASGAVVFLPLLFVAFLLFIKRFVNRVTAAGGFLTGVLLYGGPPVSTYTHRHDIDAVVTVSSVPRLTRTGSSCEVEWNGLPHWMYWSGEPSLSMGARVRASGTVGPLRSRFLGSSQVGSIQAKSLEVIESGPPVLGAAAAVRDSFVRFSHRSLPDEWAQAVDALCFNVDARLDDRVQSALTRSGLRHIVSVSGLHVVILAVGLMGALSVVPIPRPAQLLLLALLLSFYAMATGLRPPVVRAVMMAMLMLSAYLFRREGDLLCALSISAIAYLLFRPESLFNPGFQLSFVTVAGLGLWLQYSDSLPTQPVRRLFAQCKQTAKASFVASLCSAPLVAFHFGIISIISVLSNVLVVIVLPFIVMGALLAFGISPVAPALAQGTMTVIVGPLTGWVLFVTESLGTLPVSAVNVPEFNALWLILLYAPLVLFWRRRVRPT encoded by the coding sequence ATGCGCAACGAGATTGAGCACCGTCCCGCCCTGTGCGCCGCGATCGGGCTGGCTTTCGGGATCGCTTCGGGCGCGGTCGTGTTCTTGCCATTATTGTTTGTAGCTTTTCTGCTGTTTATTAAACGCTTCGTAAATAGGGTGACGGCCGCAGGCGGGTTTCTTACAGGAGTGCTTCTTTATGGAGGTCCTCCCGTTTCCACCTATACTCATCGGCACGATATTGACGCAGTTGTGACCGTGAGCTCCGTCCCGCGACTCACGCGGACAGGTTCGAGTTGTGAGGTGGAGTGGAACGGTCTGCCCCACTGGATGTACTGGAGTGGGGAGCCCTCCCTCAGCATGGGCGCCCGCGTCAGGGCCAGCGGAACGGTCGGGCCCCTGCGAAGTCGTTTTCTTGGTTCGTCTCAAGTGGGATCGATACAAGCAAAGTCGCTCGAAGTTATCGAATCCGGACCCCCCGTTCTGGGGGCGGCTGCAGCAGTTCGGGACTCGTTCGTTCGGTTTTCCCACCGCAGTTTGCCTGATGAGTGGGCCCAAGCGGTGGATGCGCTTTGCTTCAATGTCGACGCCCGGCTGGATGATCGGGTTCAATCCGCCCTCACCCGCTCGGGCTTGCGACACATCGTCTCAGTTTCGGGCCTTCATGTGGTGATTTTGGCGGTGGGCCTGATGGGCGCTCTCAGCGTTGTGCCGATTCCGAGGCCCGCGCAGCTCCTGCTCTTGGCGCTGCTCCTCTCGTTTTACGCAATGGCGACCGGCTTGCGTCCGCCGGTAGTGCGTGCGGTTATGATGGCGATGCTGATGCTCTCGGCCTACCTTTTCCGCCGCGAAGGAGACCTGCTTTGCGCTCTCTCGATCAGCGCCATTGCGTACCTACTGTTTCGACCGGAATCGCTGTTCAACCCTGGGTTTCAGCTCTCTTTTGTGACTGTGGCGGGACTCGGTTTGTGGCTTCAGTATTCGGATTCGCTTCCGACACAGCCTGTACGGCGCCTTTTCGCGCAATGCAAGCAAACGGCGAAGGCGAGTTTCGTAGCGAGCCTTTGCTCGGCGCCACTTGTGGCGTTTCATTTCGGCATCATATCGATCATCAGCGTTCTTTCGAACGTATTGGTCGTCATTGTCTTGCCGTTCATCGTGATGGGAGCACTACTCGCGTTTGGGATCTCGCCGGTCGCTCCAGCGCTTGCCCAAGGGACCATGACGGTGATCGTCGGACCCCTCACGGGATGGGTGCTCTTCGTTACGGAATCGCTAGGGACCCTGCCTGTATCGGCGGTCAATGTCCCTGAGTTCAACGCGCTGTGGCTGATCCTTCTTTATGCGCCGCTCGTTCTTTTCTGGAGGCGACGTGTCCGGCCGACTTAG